In the Gossypium raimondii isolate GPD5lz chromosome 9, ASM2569854v1, whole genome shotgun sequence genome, one interval contains:
- the LOC105798720 gene encoding ATP-dependent Clp protease ATP-binding subunit CLPT1, chloroplastic — protein sequence MATHRISSLPIAISTSLCLPSKRRDYRLALPFTSLYGTRLLLKPFNLSCFVTKHHSSTTATVSLSLPTAKPERATSEKSPIWSARSIKSFAMAELEARKLKYPNTGTEALLMGILVEGTSHAAKFLRANGITLFKVREETVNLLGKSDMYFFSPEHPPLTEQAQKVLDWAVDEKLKSGESGEITTTYLLLGIWSEKESAGHKILATFGFNDEKAKELAKFLNNDIVLNYK from the exons ATGGCTACCCACAGAATCTCGTCTCTCCCCATTGCAATTTCCACTTCCCTTTGTCTTCCCTCTAAACGCCGCGATTATCGTCTCGCTCTTCCTTTCACCTCTCTCTATGGCACTCGCCTTTTACTTAAACCCTTCAATTTGAGCTGTTTCGTCACCAAACACCATTCTTCAACCACCGCTACCGTCTCACTTAGCCTCCCAACCGC GAAACCGGAGAGGGCGACTTCCGAGAAATCCCCAAT ATGGTCGGCAAGATCAATAAAGTCCTTTGCAATGGCGGAATTGGAAGCAAGGAAGCTTAAGTATCCGAATACCGGAACAGAAGCACTTCTTATGGGAATTCTGGTCGAGG GAACAAGCCATGCTGCAAAATTTTTAAGGGCTAATGGAATTACACTTTTCAAAGTGCGAGAGGAAACAGTGAACTTACTTGGAAAGTCAGATATGTATTTTTTCAGTCCTGAACATCCCCCATTAACTGAACAAGCTCAGAAGGTCCTTGACTGGGCTGTTGATGAAAAGCTAAAGTcag GTGAAAGTGGGGAAATAACCACAACGTACTTGCTTCTTGGTATTTGGTCAGAGAAAGAATCAGCAGGCCACAAGATCTTGGCCACTTTTGGTTTTAACGACGAGAAAGCCAAAGAACTTGCAAAATTC CTCAACAACGATATTGTTTTGAACTATAAGTAG